One stretch of Podospora bellae-mahoneyi strain CBS 112042 chromosome 2, whole genome shotgun sequence DNA includes these proteins:
- the RHB1 gene encoding GTP-binding protein (EggNog:ENOG503NYZW; COG:S) has protein sequence MPANTPTKQRKIAIVGSRSVGKSSLAVRYVDGHFVESYYPTIENTFSKEIRYKGQDYSTEIVDTAGQDEYSILNSKHFIGIHGYMLVYSVSSLPSFEMVQVIRDKILNHLGTDSVPICIVGNKSDLRPEQRQVTPEEGKALCEKFNCAWTEASARYDENVAKAFELLIGQIEKTQNPGEEVGGSKCVLM, from the exons ATGCCCGCCAACACCCCAACAAAACAGCGTAAAATCGCCATTGTCGGCTCCCGCTCCGTCG GTAAATCCTCGCTCGCGGTCCGCTACGTTGACGGGCACTTTGTCGAGTCGTACTACCCCACCATCGAAAACACCTTTAGCAAAGAGATTCGGTACAAGGGGCAGGACTATTCGACGGAAATTGTCGACACTGCGGGCCAGGATGAGTACAGCATCCTGAACAGCAAGCACTTTATTGGGATTCACGGGTACATGCTGGTGTACTCGGTCAGCAGCCTGCCGAGCTTTGAGATGGTGCAGGTGATTAGGGATAAGATTTTGAACCATTTG ggAACGGACTCGGTCCCCATCTGCATCGTGGGCAACAAGTCTGATCTTCGTCCTGAGCAGCGACAGGTCACGCCGGAAGAGGGGAAGGCGCTTTGCGAAAAGTTCAATTGCGCATGGACCGAGGCGAGCGCGAGGTATGATGAGAATGTGGCCAAGGCGTTTGAGCTGTTGATTGGGCAGATTGAGAAGACGCAGAAtcctggggaggaggtgggggggagtAAGTGTGTTTTGATGtga